The Collibacillus ludicampi region TATCAATTCAAATGGGCAACGTTGGGGCAACTTCAAAAAGCCGTCTCACTTGGATTGATCACGCAAGACGAATACAATCAGATCACCGGAACCGCACAACAGTGAGCGGTTTTTTAATTTGTCGCAAAGCGGGGTGATGCAGTGAAACTGCAAGATGTTTATATGTTTTTTGGTTTATTGGGAGCGGCAATCGCTCCCTTTTTTGGCGGCTGGGACGTTACGCTCAAGACGCTCATCCTTTTTTTCATCGTGGATTACATCTCAGGAATGATCGCGGCCGGGAAAGCCGGAGAATTGAGCAGCCGTCGAGGATTGGAAGGAATCAAACGCAAAACGGCCATGATGGTCGCTGTCGTGTTCGCAAAC contains the following coding sequences:
- a CDS encoding XkdX family protein codes for the protein MTPFDFWKMAYQFKWATLGQLQKAVSLGLITQDEYNQITGTAQQ
- a CDS encoding phage holin family protein — translated: MKLQDVYMFFGLLGAAIAPFFGGWDVTLKTLILFFIVDYISGMIAAGKAGELSSRRGLEGIKRKTAMMVAVVFANALDGLISPNVPVCRQAVIFACLGNEGISIIENLGRCGVPVPKVIIRFIYQLKDNSKGEEN